The following proteins are co-located in the Mesorhizobium sp. M1E.F.Ca.ET.045.02.1.1 genome:
- a CDS encoding LysR family transcriptional regulator codes for MDIHHIRYFLAVCETRNFTRAGEKCNVTQPALSRAIQQLEDEVGGLLFRRERNLTHLTDLGALLRPRFQQILDEVTGVRQEASRFLCLENANLKVGVMCTIGPRRFTGLLADFNRRQQGIQLQLVEGVPASLSQLLEAGEIDVAIMASSNSFPERFDVTPLYRERFVLAFPNGHRLARNDNVAISELDGENYLRRLNCEYRDHLAGLCNDRGVKLRISYASEREDWIQNMVSGGLGICFIPEFSAVIPGLQIRPVIDPEVWREVSLVVVAGRRFSPATSTFVNSVKAHSWPESGIDLPVRKTAA; via the coding sequence ATGGACATTCATCACATCCGCTACTTCCTGGCCGTGTGCGAGACACGAAACTTCACGCGCGCCGGCGAGAAGTGCAACGTCACCCAGCCGGCGCTGTCTCGGGCGATCCAACAGCTAGAGGATGAAGTCGGCGGCTTGCTGTTTCGCCGCGAAAGAAACCTGACGCATCTGACGGATCTGGGTGCGCTTCTTCGGCCACGGTTTCAGCAGATCCTCGATGAGGTGACCGGCGTTCGGCAGGAGGCGTCGAGGTTCCTGTGCCTGGAAAACGCAAATCTCAAAGTTGGGGTCATGTGCACCATCGGTCCGCGCCGCTTCACCGGTCTGTTGGCGGACTTCAACAGGCGCCAGCAGGGCATTCAGCTGCAGCTGGTGGAAGGCGTGCCTGCCTCTTTATCGCAACTGCTGGAAGCGGGTGAAATCGATGTTGCCATCATGGCGTCCAGCAACAGTTTTCCGGAACGCTTCGACGTCACGCCGCTCTATCGTGAGCGGTTCGTTCTGGCCTTCCCCAACGGTCACCGGCTGGCCCGCAACGACAATGTCGCCATCTCCGAGCTCGACGGCGAGAACTATCTCAGGCGGCTGAATTGCGAGTATCGTGATCACCTCGCCGGCCTTTGCAACGATCGCGGCGTCAAGCTCAGAATCTCCTACGCAAGCGAGCGCGAAGACTGGATTCAGAACATGGTTTCCGGCGGGCTCGGGATTTGTTTCATCCCGGAATTCAGCGCCGTTATCCCGGGTCTGCAAATCAGGCCTGTCATCGATCCTGAAGTCTGGCGGGAGGTCTCGCTGGTCGTCGTGGCGGGCCGCCGTTTCTCGCCGGCGACGTCAACCTTCGTGAACAGCGTCAAGGCGCACAGCTGGCCGGAAAGCGGCATCGACCTGCCGGTCAGGAAGACTGCAGCGTAA
- a CDS encoding cupin has protein sequence MASKTIALRLPLEAALTLGLLTATAAFSAAPAFAGDCPAGQAATTDIQEHPSKPVGVTDTVLSAIDLSSKGEAWKGNMLRLRKLVVQPGGVVPWHEHTVRPANIIVVEGSITEYASTCKVGIEHPAGDVTAEFGQLAHWWKNNGKVPAVLYSADILPPAMHNDHMM, from the coding sequence ATGGCTTCCAAGACTATTGCGTTGCGTCTGCCGCTGGAGGCGGCGCTGACACTCGGACTTCTTACCGCAACCGCTGCGTTTTCCGCAGCCCCGGCGTTCGCCGGCGACTGCCCTGCCGGCCAGGCCGCTACGACCGACATTCAGGAACATCCCAGCAAGCCGGTCGGCGTGACCGATACGGTCCTTTCGGCGATCGATCTGAGCAGCAAGGGCGAAGCCTGGAAAGGCAACATGCTGCGTCTGCGCAAGCTCGTCGTTCAGCCGGGCGGCGTCGTCCCGTGGCATGAGCACACGGTTCGTCCCGCCAACATCATCGTCGTCGAAGGCTCGATCACCGAATACGCCAGCACCTGCAAGGTCGGCATCGAGCATCCGGCTGGCGACGTGACCGCCGAGTTCGGCCAGCTCGCCCACTGGTGGAAGAACAACGGCAAGGTTCCGGCGGTGCTCTATTCCGCCGACATCCTGCCGCCCGCGATGCACAACGATCACATGATGTGA
- a CDS encoding MFS transporter produces the protein MTTSEHTEQTRLRTVAADTWRFGLIALIAFLTLVDLFATQAILPSLVTRFGVSRATMGFAVNASTFGMAVAGIAVALFGRGIDRRNGIWISLAILAIPTTLLSQTDNIAVFALLRVAQGLCMSTAFTLTMAYLAEHFSARQTTSALAAYVTGNVASNFFGRLMSAAVADTFGISTNFLTFAALNLFGAVLVWFTLQKTSAMMRADATGGLARAAWKAPLQNVELRACFAIGFLILFVFIGTFTYVNFQLVAVPLSLTPMALGAVYFVFLPSMLTTPLAGRVASGLGPRVGVGATLALAIAGLLLLLTPSLPIVLAGMALVASGTFLAQAIATGHVSRTASRDRAAASGIYLASYYAGGLAGSFLIGQIYDRVGWTACVAALVAVLAAAIAVARTLRTPAA, from the coding sequence ATGACGACCAGCGAACATACCGAACAGACGCGGCTCCGCACCGTTGCCGCAGATACCTGGCGCTTCGGCCTGATCGCCCTGATCGCGTTCCTGACGCTCGTCGATCTGTTCGCAACCCAGGCAATCCTGCCTTCGCTGGTGACACGATTTGGCGTCAGCCGCGCGACCATGGGCTTCGCCGTCAACGCCAGCACCTTCGGCATGGCGGTGGCCGGTATCGCCGTCGCGCTCTTCGGGCGCGGCATCGATCGCCGCAACGGCATCTGGATCAGCCTGGCCATCCTGGCGATCCCGACGACACTGCTTTCGCAGACAGACAATATTGCGGTCTTCGCCCTGCTGCGCGTAGCGCAAGGTTTGTGCATGTCGACTGCGTTCACGCTCACGATGGCCTACCTGGCGGAGCACTTTTCCGCTCGGCAGACCACGAGCGCGCTCGCGGCGTATGTGACCGGCAATGTTGCCAGCAACTTCTTCGGCCGGCTGATGTCGGCGGCCGTCGCCGACACGTTCGGCATCTCTACCAACTTTCTGACCTTCGCCGCCCTTAATCTGTTCGGCGCAGTTCTTGTCTGGTTCACGCTGCAGAAGACCTCGGCAATGATGCGCGCAGATGCGACGGGCGGACTCGCCCGCGCGGCCTGGAAAGCCCCGTTGCAGAACGTCGAGCTGCGGGCCTGTTTCGCGATCGGCTTCCTCATCCTCTTCGTCTTTATAGGCACGTTCACCTACGTGAATTTTCAACTCGTAGCAGTGCCCCTGTCTCTGACCCCGATGGCGCTGGGCGCGGTCTATTTCGTCTTCCTGCCGTCAATGCTGACCACTCCGCTCGCCGGGCGTGTGGCCTCGGGTCTCGGCCCGAGGGTAGGGGTTGGCGCAACGCTTGCGCTGGCGATTGCCGGTCTGCTTCTGCTGCTCACACCCAGTCTTCCCATCGTCCTCGCCGGGATGGCGCTGGTCGCCAGCGGCACCTTCCTGGCGCAGGCGATAGCAACGGGACATGTCAGTCGGACCGCGTCGCGCGACCGCGCCGCCGCAAGCGGCATCTATCTGGCCTCCTACTATGCGGGCGGGCTCGCCGGCAGCTTCCTCATCGGACAGATCTACGACCGGGTCGGCTGGACGGCCTGCGTGGCCGCACTGGTCGCGGTTCTCGCGGCAGCGATCGCGGTAGCCCGAACGCTGAGAACGCCAGCCGCGTGA
- a CDS encoding DUF302 domain-containing protein produces MIAGAAVLMTVVLPAAASDGVVTIKSGYSVAETVARIKKDVLKKGIMFFGVIDQAKLGNKAGNDVRPSRLVMFGNPALGTTFITSNPEAGLDWPVRVLVYQTPDGQVYAAYSDFDWIAKRHGITDRQAQFKMATEVIQSVTSSIRKN; encoded by the coding sequence ATGATTGCCGGTGCCGCCGTGCTGATGACAGTTGTCTTGCCGGCAGCCGCTTCCGACGGGGTCGTCACTATCAAGAGCGGCTATTCCGTCGCCGAGACCGTGGCCCGCATCAAGAAGGACGTCCTCAAGAAGGGCATCATGTTCTTTGGCGTGATCGACCAGGCAAAGCTCGGCAACAAGGCCGGCAACGATGTCAGGCCGTCGCGGCTCGTCATGTTCGGCAATCCGGCGCTCGGCACGACGTTCATCACCTCAAATCCCGAGGCGGGCCTGGACTGGCCGGTGCGCGTGCTGGTCTACCAGACGCCCGATGGGCAGGTTTACGCCGCCTATAGCGACTTCGACTGGATTGCGAAGCGGCATGGCATTACCGACCGGCAGGCGCAGTTCAAGATGGCGACCGAGGTGATCCAGTCCGTCACGTCGTCCATCAGGAAGAACTGA
- a CDS encoding LysR family transcriptional regulator produces the protein MEISQVRYFLAVAKELNFTRAAEQCNVTQPALSRAIKLLEDEFGGALFHRERRFTHLTELGRMVETYLEGVFENSRQAKQIAEQYVNLKRMPLRLGIMSTIAPDEIIELIAAVRGHHPGVELHLCDSDAVNLRKRLLEGDLEAAIYALPSDVPDEEVHSLPLFREQMVMAVHLAHRLANQRVVRVKDMSNESYIHRNNCEFAGYADAILAQQGVTVSPVYWSDRDDWTLAMIAAGLGFGFMPEHTAKHPGVVALPITEPEFWRDVNLVTVRGRKHSPAVGALVREATQKKWFGERANALSAAE, from the coding sequence GTGGAGATCAGCCAGGTCAGATATTTCTTGGCCGTTGCCAAGGAGCTGAATTTCACCAGGGCGGCCGAGCAGTGCAACGTCACGCAGCCGGCGCTTTCGCGCGCCATCAAGCTGCTGGAGGATGAGTTCGGCGGCGCGCTTTTCCACCGCGAGCGCCGCTTCACCCATCTCACCGAGCTTGGCCGCATGGTCGAGACGTATCTCGAGGGCGTTTTCGAGAACTCCCGCCAGGCAAAGCAGATTGCCGAGCAGTATGTGAATTTGAAAAGGATGCCGCTCAGGCTTGGCATCATGAGCACGATCGCTCCGGACGAGATCATCGAGCTGATCGCGGCCGTCCGTGGGCATCACCCCGGCGTGGAGCTTCACCTTTGCGATTCAGACGCCGTGAATCTTCGAAAGAGATTGCTCGAAGGCGATCTCGAGGCCGCCATCTATGCATTGCCGTCGGACGTTCCCGACGAGGAGGTTCACTCCCTTCCGCTGTTTCGCGAGCAGATGGTGATGGCGGTTCACCTGGCTCACCGGCTGGCGAACCAGCGGGTCGTGCGGGTGAAGGACATGAGCAATGAAAGTTATATTCACCGCAACAACTGCGAATTTGCCGGCTACGCGGATGCCATCCTTGCCCAGCAGGGCGTTACCGTCAGTCCGGTCTACTGGAGCGATCGCGACGACTGGACGCTCGCCATGATCGCTGCCGGGCTCGGTTTCGGTTTCATGCCAGAGCACACCGCCAAGCACCCGGGTGTTGTGGCCCTGCCGATCACCGAGCCGGAATTCTGGCGCGACGTCAATCTTGTCACCGTGCGCGGCCGCAAGCATTCGCCGGCGGTCGGCGCCCTAGTCCGCGAAGCGACCCAGAAGAAATGGTTCGGCGAGCGGGCAAACGCGTTGTCCGCCGCCGAATGA
- a CDS encoding 3-hydroxybutyrate dehydrogenase — MLRGKTALITGSTSGIGQGIAEAFAAKGCNIVLNGFGDAAEIELLRSRVAAVHGVHVRYDNADMSKGGAITAMMDKAIDEFGAVDILVNNAGIQHVAPIDDFPIEKWEAVVAIDLMSSFYTIRRALQAMKARKWGRIINVASAHALVASPYKSAYVAAKHGVAGLTKTVALEVAEQGITVNAVCPGYVLTPLVEKQIPDTAKARGITEQQVIKDVLLAAQPTKQFVTVEQVAALCLFLASDDAASITGAIMPIEGGWTAH, encoded by the coding sequence ATGCTCAGAGGAAAGACGGCGCTGATAACAGGCTCGACCAGCGGTATCGGCCAAGGCATCGCCGAGGCCTTCGCCGCCAAGGGCTGCAACATCGTTCTGAACGGTTTCGGTGATGCCGCCGAGATCGAGTTGCTCCGGTCGAGGGTCGCTGCCGTCCACGGGGTGCACGTCCGCTACGACAATGCCGACATGAGCAAGGGTGGCGCGATCACCGCGATGATGGACAAGGCCATTGATGAATTTGGCGCGGTCGACATCCTGGTCAACAACGCCGGCATTCAGCACGTGGCGCCGATCGACGATTTCCCGATCGAGAAGTGGGAAGCTGTCGTGGCGATCGACCTCATGTCGTCGTTCTACACGATCCGGCGTGCCTTGCAGGCGATGAAGGCGCGCAAATGGGGCCGCATCATCAATGTCGCGTCCGCCCACGCTCTCGTCGCCTCGCCATACAAATCCGCCTATGTCGCCGCCAAGCATGGCGTGGCCGGCCTGACCAAGACCGTCGCGCTCGAGGTCGCCGAACAGGGCATCACCGTCAACGCCGTTTGCCCCGGCTACGTGCTTACCCCGCTGGTCGAAAAGCAGATCCCGGACACGGCCAAGGCCCGCGGGATCACGGAACAGCAGGTGATCAAGGATGTGCTGCTGGCCGCCCAGCCGACCAAGCAATTCGTGACTGTCGAGCAGGTTGCCGCGCTCTGCCTTTTCCTGGCCTCGGACGACGCGGCCTCGATCACCGGCGCCATCATGCCGATCGAAGGCGGCTGGACCGCTCACTAG
- a CDS encoding patatin-like phospholipase family protein codes for MNNIIRNPSKSASVTDAGPAANVSSQRQTVLVLQGGGALGAYQAGVYQALVEGGIEPDWVIGTSIGAINAALIAGNQPQDRLPRLREFWDGVSRSSPIDEFFRMMVPSNIFANMGTLTRGIPGFFEPNPSALFGINREVGVENASYYSTDPLKRTLGNLVDFDYLNRRHTRLTVGAVNVNTSELRYFDSSQMPLSAAHIMASGALPPAFPAVCIDGEPYWDGGVYSNTPIEVVLDARPRRDALIFAVNMWQPRGSEPKSIWQVMGRQKDLQYASRGRSHVARQEQLHRLRHVVREMGKLVPEERRDDPMFKELASYGCPSVMHLVRLLSPRLDGEDHTKDIDFTRSGIRTRWQAGYEHGQRVLSEKPWECEVDMLQGIVIHESQE; via the coding sequence ATGAACAATATTATTCGAAATCCCTCGAAGTCGGCGTCTGTGACGGATGCCGGGCCGGCGGCCAACGTCTCCTCCCAGCGCCAGACCGTTTTGGTTCTGCAGGGCGGAGGAGCTCTCGGAGCCTATCAGGCCGGCGTTTATCAGGCACTCGTCGAAGGCGGTATCGAGCCGGACTGGGTCATCGGCACGTCGATCGGCGCCATCAATGCCGCGCTGATTGCCGGGAACCAGCCGCAAGATCGCCTGCCCAGGCTGCGGGAATTCTGGGACGGCGTCAGCCGGAGCAGTCCAATCGACGAATTCTTTCGGATGATGGTCCCGAGCAACATCTTTGCCAACATGGGCACGCTGACGCGAGGGATACCGGGTTTCTTCGAACCCAACCCGAGCGCCCTGTTCGGGATCAACCGGGAAGTGGGCGTTGAGAACGCCTCCTATTACTCCACGGATCCTCTGAAGAGGACACTCGGCAACCTAGTCGACTTCGACTATCTAAACCGGCGCCATACGCGATTGACGGTCGGCGCGGTCAACGTCAACACCAGCGAACTCAGATACTTCGACAGCAGTCAGATGCCGCTGTCGGCGGCCCACATCATGGCGTCGGGCGCCTTGCCGCCGGCCTTCCCGGCCGTGTGCATCGATGGCGAACCCTACTGGGACGGCGGGGTCTATTCCAACACTCCGATAGAGGTCGTGCTCGACGCGCGGCCGCGGCGCGATGCTTTGATCTTCGCGGTCAATATGTGGCAGCCGCGGGGCTCCGAGCCAAAATCGATCTGGCAGGTCATGGGGCGACAGAAGGATCTCCAATACGCCAGCCGTGGCAGAAGCCACGTCGCCCGCCAGGAGCAATTGCATCGGCTCAGGCACGTCGTGCGCGAGATGGGGAAACTGGTGCCGGAGGAGCGGCGCGACGATCCGATGTTCAAGGAACTCGCCTCCTATGGCTGCCCTTCGGTCATGCACCTCGTTCGGCTGCTTTCGCCGCGCCTCGACGGCGAGGACCATACCAAGGACATCGACTTCACCCGTTCGGGCATTCGCACTCGCTGGCAGGCGGGATACGAGCATGGGCAGCGCGTCCTCTCGGAAAAGCCGTGGGAGTGCGAAGTCGACATGCTGCAAGGCATCGTCATCCACGAATCCCAAGAGTGA
- a CDS encoding NAD(P)/FAD-dependent oxidoreductase, producing the protein MQIITPGMRLIPEAVLANNAALFRTIPETPSHRDKSLHRVVIVGGGAGGLELATRLGRKFGKGRLSVTLVDRSRTHIWKPLLHEVASGALSASHDAVEYIAHASRNHYRYRIGEVVGIDRAKRQIFVAPSFDDNGRQIMPPRVLGYDTLVMAVGSVSNDFGTPGAARHAISLDTAEQATRFNKRMIDACLRANAQYEQLSPGQLHCVIVGAGATGVELAAELHKSMREIASHNLDNIDFERLIRITIVEAGPRILPALPEHMAHASARLLIKLGVQIRCGIRVTEVTEDGIRLGEKLFLPAELVVWAAGIKAPDFLKDLDGLETDRINRLIIDETLRTVGDENVFAIGDCANCVLPGDDSALPPRAQTAHQQADHMAKVVAARLAGQAVPAYRYRDYGSLVSLADYGAFGSLIGGLKIEGLVARLAYRSLHKMHLKAVHGLAKTALASIGEMIVRRARPRIKLH; encoded by the coding sequence ATGCAGATCATAACTCCGGGCATGCGGCTCATTCCGGAAGCGGTGCTCGCCAATAACGCAGCGCTTTTCCGCACGATCCCTGAGACACCCTCGCACCGGGACAAATCGCTGCACCGCGTGGTCATCGTCGGTGGCGGCGCAGGAGGGCTGGAACTGGCGACCCGTCTGGGCCGCAAGTTCGGCAAGGGGCGGCTTTCCGTCACGCTGGTCGACCGCAGCCGCACCCATATCTGGAAGCCGCTGCTGCATGAGGTGGCGTCCGGCGCGCTGAGCGCATCGCACGACGCGGTCGAATACATCGCCCATGCCAGCCGCAACCACTATCGATACCGTATCGGCGAGGTCGTCGGCATCGACCGTGCGAAGCGCCAGATCTTCGTGGCACCCAGCTTCGATGACAACGGCAGGCAGATCATGCCGCCACGGGTGCTGGGCTACGACACGCTGGTCATGGCCGTCGGCAGCGTCAGCAACGATTTCGGCACGCCGGGCGCTGCTCGCCACGCCATCTCGCTCGACACGGCGGAGCAGGCCACCCGTTTCAACAAGCGCATGATAGACGCATGTCTGCGGGCCAATGCTCAATACGAGCAGCTTTCGCCTGGACAGCTTCACTGCGTCATCGTCGGCGCCGGAGCTACCGGCGTCGAGCTGGCCGCGGAATTGCACAAATCGATGCGGGAAATTGCCTCGCACAATCTCGACAATATCGATTTCGAGAGGCTGATCCGCATCACCATCGTCGAGGCCGGACCGCGCATCCTGCCCGCCCTTCCGGAGCATATGGCCCACGCTTCGGCGCGCCTGCTCATCAAGCTGGGTGTGCAGATCCGATGCGGCATCAGAGTCACCGAAGTCACGGAAGACGGCATCCGGCTTGGCGAAAAACTGTTCCTGCCGGCCGAGCTCGTGGTCTGGGCGGCTGGGATCAAGGCGCCGGATTTTCTGAAAGACCTCGATGGTCTCGAAACCGACCGTATCAACCGCCTGATCATCGACGAAACCTTGCGGACGGTCGGCGATGAGAATGTATTCGCGATTGGCGACTGCGCGAACTGCGTGCTCCCGGGCGATGACAGCGCCTTGCCGCCCCGAGCTCAGACAGCCCATCAGCAGGCAGACCACATGGCGAAGGTGGTTGCAGCACGTCTCGCGGGGCAGGCTGTGCCGGCCTATCGCTACCGCGACTATGGTTCCCTCGTATCGCTCGCCGACTACGGTGCGTTCGGCAGCCTGATCGGAGGACTGAAGATCGAAGGTCTCGTTGCGAGGCTTGCCTATCGCTCGCTGCACAAGATGCATCTCAAGGCAGTGCACGGCCTCGCGAAGACGGCACTGGCTTCGATCGGCGAGATGATCGTCAGGCGCGCCAGACCGCGGATCAAGCTTCACTGA
- a CDS encoding NAD(P)/FAD-dependent oxidoreductase — translation MEKYDVVILGGGNAGMGVTVATRAAGLSVAMIEARDLGGTCPNRGCTPKKVLVAAAHALDEIERAGRHEIKVDRPRLDWRALIEREKEIIRDIPSRLSGLMAKRGVDVVSGQASFIGSNAIRVDGRELEARNIVIATGSKPRPLSIPGAEHLTTSDDVLSDSVLPRAVVFIGGGVIAFELGHVYARAGVDVTILEALPQLLAGFDEDAVAQLRGESERLGISIHTMAWVKRIDETDGRLRVSFVKDGVECLVDADRVVNCAGRVANVEGLDLGAGVIVHREGRIEIDDHLRSRSNPDVYVCGDAVWNSPQLSPIATYEGGIVGRNIVDGPKHRPDYSHIPASLYSIPAVASVGLTEAKARERGLHVKIHVNDMQGWLSARTYAEAVAWSKIIVEETTDRIVGAHLVGHAGEELIHIFALAMKHGIPARALSEMVYGFPTFSADIRNMM, via the coding sequence ATGGAAAAATATGATGTGGTGATCCTCGGCGGCGGCAACGCCGGAATGGGTGTCACGGTCGCGACGCGCGCCGCCGGCCTTTCCGTGGCGATGATTGAGGCCCGCGATCTCGGCGGCACCTGCCCCAATCGCGGCTGCACGCCGAAGAAGGTCTTGGTCGCCGCGGCCCACGCGCTCGACGAGATCGAAAGGGCCGGCAGACATGAGATCAAGGTCGATAGGCCAAGGCTCGACTGGCGAGCCTTGATCGAACGGGAAAAGGAGATCATCAGGGACATCCCATCTCGACTGTCCGGATTGATGGCCAAGCGCGGGGTCGATGTCGTCTCCGGCCAAGCTTCATTCATCGGCAGCAACGCGATCCGTGTCGATGGCCGAGAACTCGAAGCCAGGAACATCGTCATCGCCACCGGCTCTAAGCCGCGTCCGCTGTCGATCCCGGGCGCCGAGCATCTGACGACTTCCGACGATGTGCTGAGCGATTCTGTGCTGCCGCGTGCGGTGGTGTTCATCGGCGGCGGCGTCATCGCTTTCGAACTGGGGCATGTCTATGCGCGTGCCGGCGTCGACGTGACGATCCTCGAGGCCCTGCCGCAACTTCTCGCAGGCTTCGACGAGGATGCCGTTGCCCAACTGCGTGGCGAGAGCGAGCGGCTCGGCATCAGCATCCATACCATGGCGTGGGTCAAGAGGATCGACGAGACCGACGGACGACTGCGGGTGAGTTTCGTGAAAGACGGCGTCGAATGCCTGGTGGACGCGGATCGGGTCGTCAACTGCGCCGGACGCGTGGCCAATGTCGAGGGCCTCGATCTTGGGGCCGGTGTCATCGTGCACCGAGAGGGCCGTATCGAAATCGACGATCACCTGCGCTCGCGCTCCAATCCCGATGTCTATGTCTGCGGCGACGCGGTGTGGAACTCCCCGCAGCTTTCGCCGATAGCCACCTATGAAGGCGGGATCGTCGGCCGCAACATCGTCGACGGACCGAAGCATCGACCCGATTACAGTCATATCCCAGCCTCGCTCTACAGCATCCCGGCTGTGGCAAGCGTCGGACTGACCGAAGCCAAGGCGAGGGAACGGGGCCTTCACGTCAAGATCCATGTGAACGACATGCAAGGCTGGCTCTCCGCCAGGACCTATGCGGAGGCGGTCGCATGGTCGAAGATCATCGTCGAGGAGACGACAGATCGGATTGTCGGGGCACATCTGGTAGGCCATGCCGGCGAGGAGCTGATCCACATCTTCGCGCTGGCTATGAAGCACGGCATCCCGGCGCGGGCGCTGTCCGAGATGGTCTACGGGTTCCCGACTTTTTCAGCGGATATCAGGAATATGATGTAA
- a CDS encoding peroxiredoxin-like family protein, giving the protein MAAEAMTFEQSVQAAIELDAPLNERLAVVAAAVRRLNSEFADAVDRLVDRLEKLGAGAMAPVAGEVMPGFLLPDDEGKLVSLAEMLAKGPAVVTFQRGHWCPYCRVNAIGIVEVQRQIAELGGQVVVIMPERRKFAKAMKAAVGAQFPFLIDMDNGYALSLNLAIWVGAEMERLMGVGFDLPSYQGNSSWFLPIPATFIVGTNGIITDRFVDPDYRRRMDIDDLIAALRRAR; this is encoded by the coding sequence ATGGCCGCCGAGGCAATGACATTCGAGCAATCCGTCCAGGCCGCCATCGAACTTGATGCGCCTCTCAACGAACGGCTGGCGGTAGTTGCCGCGGCGGTCCGACGCCTGAATTCCGAATTTGCGGACGCCGTGGACCGATTGGTGGATCGCCTGGAGAAGCTGGGAGCCGGCGCCATGGCTCCGGTTGCCGGCGAAGTCATGCCGGGGTTCCTGCTGCCCGACGACGAGGGCAAGCTTGTCAGCCTGGCAGAGATGCTTGCAAAGGGCCCAGCCGTCGTCACCTTCCAGCGCGGGCATTGGTGTCCCTATTGCCGCGTGAACGCCATCGGCATTGTCGAGGTGCAGCGCCAGATCGCGGAACTGGGAGGCCAGGTGGTCGTGATCATGCCGGAGCGGCGCAAATTCGCGAAAGCCATGAAGGCCGCGGTCGGCGCGCAGTTTCCGTTCCTGATCGACATGGATAACGGCTATGCCCTGTCACTCAACCTTGCGATCTGGGTCGGAGCCGAGATGGAGCGGCTGATGGGGGTTGGTTTTGATCTGCCGAGCTACCAGGGCAACAGCAGCTGGTTTCTGCCGATACCCGCAACCTTCATCGTCGGAACGAACGGGATCATCACCGATCGCTTCGTCGATCCGGACTACCGCCGTCGGATGGATATTGACGACTTGATCGCCGCCCTCAGGCGGGCTCGCTGA
- a CDS encoding LysR family transcriptional regulator, protein MEMQQVRYFLALSSTLNFTRAAEECNVTQPALTRAIKTLEEELGGELLRRERQHSHLTELGRRMLPLLQQCYDAATSAKSLAKAVQSSDVAPLNVTISNSINIALLVSPFTELFRAYPGAHLKIHRGSPAAVVEALKNGEVELAVAGPLGQVWDRLDTWSLFQEGIELAVNSDHPLARRNEADVALAQLAAEPVLSRIDWETSEELSRCLSAKGYSPRTAHEVETDQDLLALLEANAGVGFVSLTAPRSANIRRLKLRDLDVSRIVSVYAVAGRQRSPVATTLLNLLRSADWSSFGVSEPA, encoded by the coding sequence ATGGAGATGCAGCAGGTCCGATATTTTCTGGCCCTATCCAGCACGTTGAACTTCACCAGAGCGGCCGAGGAGTGCAATGTCACTCAGCCCGCGCTGACGCGAGCCATCAAGACGCTGGAGGAGGAGCTAGGCGGAGAGCTTCTTCGTCGTGAACGCCAGCATTCCCACTTGACCGAGCTTGGCCGGCGCATGCTGCCCTTGCTGCAGCAGTGCTACGACGCGGCGACCTCTGCCAAGTCACTAGCCAAGGCAGTGCAAAGCAGCGACGTCGCGCCTCTCAACGTCACGATTTCGAACAGCATCAATATTGCGCTGCTGGTTTCGCCGTTCACCGAGCTTTTTCGGGCCTATCCCGGCGCGCATCTCAAAATCCACCGCGGCTCGCCGGCGGCTGTGGTAGAGGCGCTCAAGAATGGTGAGGTCGAATTGGCCGTTGCCGGTCCGCTGGGCCAGGTTTGGGATCGCCTCGACACCTGGTCACTTTTCCAGGAGGGGATCGAGCTCGCCGTGAATTCCGATCATCCGCTGGCGCGCCGCAACGAGGCCGACGTCGCGTTGGCTCAGCTTGCCGCCGAACCCGTGCTCAGCCGGATCGATTGGGAGACAAGCGAAGAGCTGTCGCGCTGCCTTTCCGCAAAAGGCTATTCGCCTCGGACTGCACATGAAGTGGAGACCGACCAGGACCTTCTTGCGTTGCTCGAGGCCAATGCCGGGGTCGGCTTTGTCTCGCTTACGGCACCCCGATCCGCGAACATCCGCCGGCTCAAGCTCCGCGATCTCGACGTTTCGCGGATCGTTTCCGTCTATGCGGTTGCCGGCAGGCAGCGCTCGCCGGTCGCGACGACGCTGCTCAACCTATTGAGATCGGCCGACTGGTCATCCTTCGGCGTCAGCGAGCCCGCCTGA